A genomic region of bacterium contains the following coding sequences:
- a CDS encoding DUF4126 domain-containing protein has translation MDKEILTAVALGIGLSASTGFRVFVPLLIAGIAARFGVLPMNESFAWLSSNAGLGSLGVATVVEIAAYYIPFVDNLLDHISTPLSIGAGTLISASVLPIDNEMVKWLSSFILGGGSAALVQGATAALRLGSSGTTGGAANFLLASGENIAAIVTPILSIILPIVMALLILLTFWIALRLITRRKKA, from the coding sequence ATGGATAAAGAGATTCTCACCGCGGTGGCTCTGGGCATCGGCCTGAGCGCCAGCACCGGCTTTCGCGTCTTTGTCCCGCTGCTCATCGCCGGGATCGCCGCACGGTTCGGCGTTCTGCCGATGAACGAGAGCTTTGCCTGGCTCTCGAGCAACGCGGGGCTCGGCAGCCTCGGCGTGGCCACGGTCGTGGAAATCGCCGCCTATTACATCCCTTTTGTCGACAATCTGCTCGACCACATCTCCACGCCCCTCTCCATCGGCGCCGGGACCCTGATCTCCGCCTCGGTGCTGCCCATCGATAATGAGATGGTGAAATGGCTCAGCAGTTTTATCCTTGGCGGCGGTTCGGCAGCCCTGGTGCAGGGGGCCACCGCTGCCCTGCGGCTGGGATCGAGCGGGACCACCGGGGGAGCGGCCAACTTTTTATTGGCCTCGGGAGAGAACATCGCCGCCATCGTGACGCCGATTCTGTCTATCATCCTGCCCATCGTGATGGCCCTCCTCATTCTGCTGACCTTCTGGATCGCCCTCCGGCTGATCACCCGGCGCAAAAAGGCCTGA
- a CDS encoding T9SS type A sorting domain-containing protein, protein MNVLLKPFVVGLIVLFSAQPLFAQQIGVAWEFNQDGNALGWQAQRSIAEMACVNGRLCAVTSGYNPILAGPSISIDATEFGFIALRLKSPGSSLLQIHWITEQNESGWISVPIQGDTLFHEYQIAVLTRESWRGRIVSINKFVLNAPPSSSFCIDYLRIVAIGTRFNLKILPLRTVLKQNELIPVIAVVQNSGDRSSDRYQVELELPDPVELVAGPPVQLRSGLAAQQVDTLRWVMRSAVTGEFDVQTLVFSDTTDSATAGFRARFVDRFWRQDRFILSAWGPPEQIEAAYGEYLDAHFNTIASVHPSAEAVHFIGSHDLISFLDVSQAIKGDIRAPEDRIPPAITDDDLTGLDPIIDSFRSFRPIIGYHITDEPNAKAFANLAKVVDYLRQRDPQRVAYINLFPTYANADQLGVSRADLQARYDEHVRLFMEMVKPELLSYDHYNFFVNHRDGDDYFMNLEVIRKYALLYDVPFCNIIQAIGSLAEGGQVWRTLHEGEFRWLAHSSLAYGATCLVYFSWGSGPFGFMNCPERQQVYSAIRQVNSEVMAFAPIMMQLESSDVYHLNSRPAGTRALPTDALVRAASPAIDLLLGMFRDSSGADYVMVMNKDYSTGKTARIQVDPSVNGISIYDLENQAWKPIPINPDGELLAFNAEFLPGGANLYQIGRITGVAVERGSGNPVHFTLFANYPNPFNPRTTLSFSLSETAKVKLAVYNPLGQEIVVLVNGRRPAGEHCVVWNAADASSGVYVYRLQCGDRVQTGKMLLMR, encoded by the coding sequence ATGAATGTACTGCTCAAGCCGTTTGTGGTAGGTCTTATCGTTCTTTTCTCCGCTCAGCCTCTTTTTGCGCAGCAAATCGGAGTTGCCTGGGAATTCAACCAGGACGGAAATGCCCTGGGGTGGCAGGCGCAACGCTCCATCGCCGAGATGGCATGCGTCAACGGCAGGCTCTGTGCCGTTACCAGTGGCTACAATCCGATTCTGGCCGGCCCATCCATATCCATCGATGCGACGGAATTCGGTTTTATCGCTTTGCGTCTGAAATCTCCAGGCTCCTCCCTGCTTCAGATCCACTGGATCACTGAACAAAACGAATCCGGCTGGATTTCCGTGCCCATCCAGGGCGATACTCTTTTTCACGAGTATCAAATAGCGGTTTTGACCCGGGAGAGCTGGCGCGGCCGCATCGTGTCGATCAACAAATTTGTGCTCAATGCACCTCCCTCCTCGTCCTTTTGTATCGATTATCTCCGTATCGTCGCCATCGGCACTCGTTTCAACTTGAAAATTCTTCCGCTGCGAACCGTGCTCAAACAAAACGAGCTGATTCCAGTCATTGCTGTTGTGCAGAACAGTGGCGACAGGTCGAGTGACCGCTATCAGGTTGAACTGGAACTGCCGGATCCTGTCGAGTTGGTGGCGGGACCCCCCGTGCAGCTGCGCAGCGGATTGGCCGCACAGCAAGTGGATACCCTGCGCTGGGTCATGCGATCTGCTGTCACGGGAGAGTTTGATGTTCAAACGCTTGTCTTTTCGGACACAACGGATAGTGCCACCGCCGGATTTCGGGCCAGGTTTGTCGACCGCTTTTGGAGGCAGGATCGCTTTATTCTCTCCGCCTGGGGCCCGCCTGAACAAATCGAAGCGGCGTATGGCGAATATTTGGATGCTCATTTCAACACCATCGCCAGCGTCCACCCGTCGGCTGAGGCGGTACATTTTATCGGCAGCCATGATCTGATTTCATTTTTAGACGTGAGTCAGGCGATCAAGGGGGATATTCGGGCGCCAGAGGATAGAATTCCGCCGGCGATCACCGATGACGATTTAACAGGACTGGATCCGATTATCGATTCCTTCCGATCCTTTCGTCCGATTATCGGCTATCACATCACGGACGAGCCCAATGCCAAAGCTTTTGCCAACCTGGCAAAGGTGGTCGATTATCTTCGGCAGCGGGATCCGCAACGCGTCGCCTATATCAACCTTTTTCCAACCTATGCTAATGCGGATCAACTGGGCGTTTCCAGAGCCGATCTGCAGGCTCGTTATGATGAGCATGTGCGGTTGTTCATGGAGATGGTCAAGCCTGAGCTGCTCTCCTATGACCATTACAATTTTTTTGTCAACCATCGGGATGGCGACGATTATTTTATGAATCTGGAAGTTATTCGAAAATATGCGCTTTTATATGATGTTCCCTTTTGCAATATCATTCAGGCTATCGGCAGTCTGGCAGAGGGTGGCCAGGTGTGGCGGACGCTGCATGAAGGTGAGTTCCGCTGGTTGGCTCATTCCTCATTGGCCTATGGCGCCACCTGCCTGGTGTATTTTTCCTGGGGAAGCGGCCCGTTTGGTTTTATGAATTGCCCGGAGCGCCAGCAAGTCTATTCAGCGATTCGACAGGTCAATTCAGAAGTCATGGCCTTCGCTCCAATCATGATGCAACTCGAATCCAGCGACGTTTATCATCTCAACAGCCGGCCGGCTGGTACCAGGGCCCTTCCGACGGACGCTTTGGTGCGCGCCGCCTCTCCGGCCATTGACCTGCTGCTCGGAATGTTCCGCGACAGCAGCGGCGCTGATTATGTGATGGTGATGAACAAGGATTATAGTACAGGTAAGACGGCGCGCATTCAGGTTGACCCCAGTGTCAATGGAATATCGATTTACGATCTCGAAAACCAGGCCTGGAAGCCCATTCCGATCAATCCCGACGGCGAGCTTTTGGCTTTTAACGCGGAATTCCTTCCCGGTGGTGCAAATCTCTACCAAATCGGCCGAATTACCGGCGTGGCGGTAGAAAGGGGATCAGGAAATCCCGTGCATTTTACGCTCTTTGCCAATTACCCCAATCCTTTCAATCCCCGGACAACGCTCTCTTTTTCACTTTCTGAGACAGCAAAGGTCAAATTGGCGGTGTACAATCCTCTGGGGCAGGAGATTGTGGTTTTGGTGAATGGCCGGCGGCCGGCAGGGGAACATTGTGTTGTCTGGAATGCAGCGGATGCATCCAGCGGCGTATATGTCTATCGTCTGCAATGCGGAGATCGAGTACAAACTGGCAAGATGCTGTTGATGAGATAA